The sequence AATTATACCATGTCACATTATTGGTTCACCTGAAATTGAAAACATAGTTCCTATTGAAGTCCCATTACAGTATAATTTTGTGAAAACATTTGAGAATGAGTACTGTTAGTAGTTGGTATGGATTTATATGACCAATGATGATGTTGATGCTAATTCCTACTGTGTATTACAAATTAGACTCTTGAGTATAACTTGTTGTCAATTTGATGCTCTTATTGACAGGGTAAGAAGTTGCTGAAGGCTTCTTTACAGTCTAAGACTGTGCTCACGGATATTTTCTTTGAAGAAAAGATGTTTGCAGAGGAAAAGATATCAATGGATTCAGTTGACTGATTTTGTTGCTCCTTTACATAGCCACAGTTGGAGATTTTGTTAATAGGCCGGTGCTAGACTGCTAGGAATATCTCCACTTTCTTGGCTGTAGTCTGTTTGTCTTTGTTGGATGCTGTTTTGGATTTTAGTCAGGGCAATATCTCGGTCATCTTTAGTTCTCGTTTTATGAGTGGCTTTGAATCCTTCTTCTTGAAGAGAATATTCAGTTTGTAGTTTTGTATGCTCACGGTCTTTTACTGTTAATGTGACAGTTGCTGTAAATATAAGGGAGATAGACTTTTCACGCTGGGAGGTCATCAAAATAGGGAAATTTTCATCTTTGGTTGAATTCTCCGGTCTTTTGATGCGAGCTTGGTGAATGTCAATCTAAACACTCTCTTCGATTTCATGGTTGTTGCAGGCTGCTTGGGGATCATGAATTCGCTGGACTTAACCATGGCATGAACATGAAAGATTGAAAGGGAAAGTCCAAAAACCGGATTTgcatatttgttttttgtttattcAATTAGCCATTTGAATTCTCTTAGTTTGTTTTAAGGTATTCTACAGTTGGTCACTGAGAAATATAGGTATTGTCAAGAAATGATCCAAGGTTTTCCTCTGGTTGCTTTGTCTGAATAACGTCCGGTGGTTCTCTCCCCTTCTTTGATAGAGGCATACTCAACTCTTTCAGCTTCGCTGTTGGCTAAACACTTGGGGTATCGTGCTATCCATCTTGAAGgtgatgcttctaatattatcaAGGCCATCGAAGAATCCCCTAGAAGTGAGAATCTTTTGGATTGGGGTGCTGTGGTTGCGGAAATCAGATTGGTTTTACAGAGCTTCTCTACCTGGATTGCGTTGTATGTGCGAAGAGATTTTAATGGGGCTGCTCACTCTCTTGCGAAGAGAGGTGTTAGGCCCCTGAGCTGTGATCTTTTATCTCTTTCCCTGGCCttttctgtttggtttcttGGTTGATCGGTCTTGCTTAGTCTTCCCAGCGGGAACTGGGAAGAGAAAGTTCGGTTGTTTTTCCTCTGTGTTGACTTTGTCGTCAGGTCTagaaccttaaaaaaaaaaaaaagatgtcacATATTTTAATGATAATTTTAGTGGGGTGCAAAAGTCAATTTATATCATCGGAAGATCTTTGACGGATACCCTGTTAATGTCTCTAAAGTCTCTGATCATCGGTAGGTCCAAGATCTCTTTTCATCATCTTTGGTTGATTTTGTATATTGTTGATGACCCCTAAAATATTATTTGATAGATTCTATCCTCTATAGTCCTTTCCAATAATTGAATTTCAAATTCTCAATCCACAAATCACGGGACTCTTTTAACACTTTCCGTTAGGGTAAAATCTAATATTTGGTCCTTTAACtatatttttagttttactttcgtcctaaaatttttttttctcttaactTCGTCTTTAGGTATCtatttcgtccttcaagtgagagaaTAGTCGAAAAAATCTAATGTGACATCTATTTGGCATATCAGAGTAATCttaattgataaattttaaCAAATGTGAATAATATTATCCGTAAACTATTAATGTCTAACACTTTCAGTGCTTAAATTATACAATAAAATACGTTGGGGGTTTTGAAAAGTTAGGTATTTTGAAGATTTTATTAGATGACAGATGTAAAATTTAAATCAAGTGGGATGACATGTGTAAAAATTACTCCAATTAAGATTTCACGTGTGATTTTTTTGATGTCGGAATTATTTGAGGGATGAATAGGGTACTTTTAAATAGTTGAGGGACATttcaagagagaaaaaaatttaaagaaaaaaaataaaatcaaggaTGAGTTGAGTGACCAAATGTAAATTTTTGCCGTTTATTAAGAGAACCGACACTTTTCTATGTTCGTCTCAACGGTTGATTTCTCCTCATTGAAGACCTCCTCACTCAGTCATTTCGTCTTCGCCTTCACACCATCTCCACTCTTTTGGTTCCTTGAATCAAGCCCTAATTTCACACACATAGTGGCCATGGCAGCTCCGGACATGACAATGAAGCTTCTGATCGACACCAGAGGCCGCAGAGTCCTCTATGCCGAAGCAGGTAAAGACGTTGTTGActttctatttagtattctgtcACTGCCTCTTGGTTCTGTCACAAGGCTTCTAACTTTGAATGAAGTGGTGGGTAGCGTTGGAAATCTGTACCATAGTATTAAGGATTTGAACGATGCGTATATGCTGcccaaaaaaagtaaagaaatgcTTCTGAATCCAGTACTCGCAAACCCCAGTGCTGCAAATGTTCCTCTTTTGTTGCCAAATAATCATCAACCATCAACCCAGAAACCCTTGTATAGGTGTAGTGGCAACGGTCAACATTTGGCTTTCGGTCCTCCCGGTCCCAGTGGTCATTGTGTTCCATATGTGAGTTATCAACTTAACCAAAGTTGTCCAAATTGCAATAACTTGATGAACAGCAAAGCGACCATTGTTGGTCAAGTGGAGGAGGGGCCCTCTTCTTTCAAGGGTGGTTTTGTGCAGGGATTGGTGACTTATATGATAATGGATGATCTGGTGGTGAAGCCTTTGTCTACCATTTCAAGTATTGCTTTGTTTCACAAGTTCAATGTCAAGGAAATGGGTTCTCTTGAAGAGAAGACAGTCAATCTAACCATGGATGAGGTAAAACAAGtagttttttttcccatttactTTGTACATTCACTTCATGATCTGCTCTTCCCTTGTTAGTAGCATCAGTCCTTCCCTTCCCTTTGCTTTTGAAGTTGCATTAACCTGAAAACATAGTTGCTATTGATGCCCCACTGCAGTATAATTTTGTGAAAACATTTGAGTTGACCAATGACGATGTTTATGATGTTAATTCCTATTGTGTATTACAAGTTAGACTCTGGGGTATAACCTGTCGTTagtttgatactttgattcTCTTATTGACAGGGTAAGAAGTTGTTGAAGGCTTCTTTGCAGTCTAAGACTGTC is a genomic window of Tripterygium wilfordii isolate XIE 37 chromosome 16, ASM1340144v1, whole genome shotgun sequence containing:
- the LOC119980964 gene encoding uncharacterized protein LOC119980964 is translated as MAAPDMTMKLLIDTRGRRVLYAEAGKDVVDFLFSILSLPLGSVTRLLTLNEVVGSVGNLYHSIKDLNDAYMLPKKSKEMLLNPVLANPSAANVPLLLPNNHQPSTQKPLYRCSGNGQHLAFGPPGPSGHCVPYVSYQLNQSCPNCNNLMNSKATIVGQVEEGPSSFKGGFVQGLVTYMIMDDLVVKPLSTISSIALFHKFNVKEMGSLEEKTVNLTMDEGKKLLKASLQSKTVLTDVFFEEKMVVEEKISIDSVE